A genome region from Lactobacillus sp. ESL0791 includes the following:
- a CDS encoding FAD-binding protein, which yields MFYDKNSWDAVYDVIVIGFGGAGATAARFSADNNAKVLLIDSAPEGHEGGNTRYAGQIVETGDDFDKLKKYYQQMTSPLELDEKVLDTFIHGMVDLPNYFRKYLGCEPYSVKKNLDAKNDKTLPFKAVEFPEFAGSETGDDLLVHPQVFDSALWKILRKNVISRSSHIDILYKAPAQHLLQTANKTIIGVQIKYADKLLNIKANNGVILALGGFENNDRMIQDYLGETNLIPYGTLYNKGDGIKMAIEVGAGLWHMNNYEPGTPTSFSIPGGQRAYFKINNWSEMFKGSLISVGDDGTRYLPEDDKSRHGHTYYHGLWRVLPVQQHPYLIFDQKKYDEFMQADNDNLQKAILNTAVKSATISDLAHTIGVDSQVLQQTIENYNFFVEQKCDYQLGRNPETMEKISMSGPFYALAKRHTMLNTQGGARRNEKAEVLDTAGRVIPHLYEAGELGHVNINQYNGGGDFADCLIFGKIAGENAAKSKDDLRADKLVPLQLSTAKSQVTESYEVGANQYIGHSTSGIGNEIAVKVTVDQKKRPVKVEVVKESESADYGEQAISQLIQEVQDAKCANVDAVSGASSTSRAFKEAVNDALSKA from the coding sequence ATGTTCTACGATAAAAATTCTTGGGACGCCGTTTATGATGTAATTGTAATTGGATTTGGTGGAGCTGGCGCAACTGCTGCAAGATTTTCAGCTGACAATAATGCTAAAGTTTTGCTTATAGACAGTGCACCAGAAGGTCATGAAGGCGGTAATACTCGTTATGCTGGTCAAATTGTTGAAACAGGTGATGATTTTGATAAGCTTAAGAAATATTATCAGCAAATGACTTCACCACTTGAATTGGATGAAAAGGTACTGGATACATTTATTCACGGCATGGTTGATTTGCCCAATTACTTTCGTAAATATTTAGGCTGTGAACCATATAGCGTAAAAAAGAATTTAGATGCTAAAAATGACAAAACTTTGCCGTTTAAAGCAGTTGAATTTCCTGAATTTGCTGGCAGCGAAACAGGTGATGATTTATTAGTTCATCCTCAAGTATTTGATTCTGCACTGTGGAAAATTTTACGGAAAAATGTAATATCACGGTCAAGTCACATTGACATACTTTACAAAGCACCAGCACAACACTTACTACAAACAGCAAATAAAACTATTATTGGTGTACAAATTAAGTATGCTGATAAACTTCTTAATATTAAAGCCAATAATGGTGTCATATTAGCTTTAGGCGGATTTGAAAATAATGACCGAATGATACAAGATTATCTCGGTGAAACTAATCTAATACCTTATGGAACTCTTTACAATAAAGGTGACGGTATTAAAATGGCTATTGAAGTTGGTGCAGGTCTTTGGCACATGAATAACTATGAACCGGGTACTCCTACTAGTTTTTCTATTCCAGGTGGTCAGCGAGCATATTTTAAGATTAATAACTGGTCCGAAATGTTTAAAGGATCATTAATTTCAGTTGGTGATGATGGTACCAGATATTTGCCAGAAGATGATAAGTCACGTCATGGACACACTTATTATCATGGCTTATGGAGAGTTCTGCCGGTTCAGCAACATCCATATTTGATTTTTGATCAAAAGAAATACGATGAGTTTATGCAAGCTGATAATGATAATTTGCAAAAAGCAATATTAAATACAGCAGTTAAGTCTGCAACTATTTCAGATTTAGCTCACACGATAGGTGTTGATTCGCAAGTGCTGCAACAAACAATTGAGAATTATAACTTCTTTGTTGAGCAAAAATGCGATTATCAATTAGGACGTAATCCAGAAACTATGGAAAAGATTTCTATGTCAGGCCCATTTTATGCGTTAGCCAAGCGGCATACAATGCTTAACACCCAGGGTGGCGCACGTAGAAATGAAAAAGCGGAAGTTTTAGATACGGCAGGCCGCGTTATACCACATTTATATGAAGCCGGTGAATTAGGACATGTAAATATTAATCAATATAATGGTGGGGGTGATTTTGCGGATTGCTTAATCTTCGGTAAAATTGCAGGTGAAAATGCTGCAAAGTCAAAAGATGACTTACGTGCTGATAAATTGGTGCCATTGCAACTTAGCACTGCAAAATCTCAAGTAACTGAATCATACGAAGTAGGTGCTAACCAATATATTGGTCACTCAACTAGCGGAATTGGTAATGAAATTGCAGTGAAAGTAACAGTTGATCAGAAAAAGCGCCCCGTTAAAGTTGAGGTTGTAAAAGAAAGCGAGTCAGCTGATTACGGTGAGCAAGCTATTAGCCAATTAATTCAAGAAGTGCAAGATGCTAAATGTGCCAATGTCGATGCTGTTTCTGGGGCATCAAGCACGAGTAGAGCCTTTAAAGAAGCCGTAAACGATGCGCTAAGTAAAGCGTAA
- a CDS encoding type II toxin-antitoxin system PemK/MazF family toxin encodes MQPMDIYIADVPFDEGNGSKIRPALVTEVTAKKVIVLKITSKYNLNSEKIKQFYYPIKDWQAAGLNKKSYVDIHRGYHLPAEKVFARKPLGKLTDLDRVGLYDFFQKQIEK; translated from the coding sequence ATGCAGCCGATGGATATTTATATTGCTGATGTACCATTTGATGAAGGCAATGGTAGTAAGATTAGGCCAGCTTTAGTAACTGAAGTAACAGCTAAAAAAGTTATCGTTCTAAAAATTACTAGCAAATACAACTTAAATTCGGAAAAAATAAAGCAATTTTATTATCCAATTAAGGATTGGCAAGCTGCTGGCTTGAATAAAAAATCGTATGTAGACATTCACCGAGGCTATCATTTACCTGCAGAAAAAGTTTTCGCTAGAAAACCTTTAGGAAAACTAACTGATTTAGACCGAGTGGGTTTATATGATTTTTTCCAAAAACAAATTGAAAAATAA
- a CDS encoding branched-chain amino acid aminotransferase, producing the protein MKEKVENLDWNNLGFQYHDLPYRYEAKYKDGKWGEGKLITSSTMELSECAEVLHYGQEIFEGLKAYRRKDGRINLFRPEQNAHRFTLSAGRLAMEPFPEDEFVNAVKQVVEANKEFVPPYDSGATLYIRPLMIGTSKVIGVQAATEYTFRVFATPVGAYVNGLIPAAYQVSDYDRAAYAGTGRSKTSGNYASSLYPSVEAHKEGFADCLYLDPREHKYIDEFGGANFYGITKDGQFVTPKSKSILVSITKRSLLELAEKQGLNPVERKITLEEAFDFAEAGAMGTAAVISPVGSITYKGKKHVIYSEEKPGPITTKLYNELVAIQYGDTEDKYGWTQTLE; encoded by the coding sequence ATGAAAGAAAAAGTAGAAAATCTGGATTGGAATAATTTAGGGTTTCAATATCATGACTTACCTTATCGCTATGAGGCGAAATATAAGGATGGCAAATGGGGTGAAGGAAAGTTAATTACTTCTTCAACTATGGAATTATCTGAATGTGCGGAGGTTTTACACTACGGACAAGAAATTTTTGAAGGCCTGAAGGCTTATCGACGTAAGGATGGTAGAATCAATCTGTTTCGTCCGGAACAAAATGCTCACCGCTTTACACTGTCTGCTGGCCGTCTGGCCATGGAACCATTTCCTGAAGATGAGTTTGTTAATGCGGTCAAGCAAGTAGTTGAAGCTAATAAGGAATTTGTGCCTCCTTACGATAGTGGTGCCACTTTGTACATTCGGCCCTTGATGATCGGAACTTCTAAGGTTATTGGCGTGCAGGCAGCAACTGAATATACTTTTCGCGTCTTTGCTACACCGGTAGGCGCCTACGTCAATGGTTTAATTCCTGCAGCTTATCAAGTTAGTGATTATGACCGTGCAGCTTATGCGGGTACCGGCCGTTCAAAGACTTCTGGTAATTATGCCAGCAGTTTATATCCATCGGTTGAGGCGCATAAAGAAGGCTTTGCTGATTGTTTGTATCTTGATCCGCGTGAACACAAGTACATTGATGAATTCGGTGGTGCTAACTTCTACGGTATTACAAAAGATGGTCAGTTTGTCACACCAAAATCTAAGTCAATCTTGGTATCAATTACTAAGCGTTCGCTTTTGGAATTGGCCGAGAAGCAAGGCTTGAATCCGGTTGAAAGAAAGATTACTTTGGAGGAAGCCTTTGACTTTGCTGAAGCTGGGGCCATGGGAACCGCGGCCGTCATTTCTCCGGTTGGTTCAATTACTTATAAGGGCAAGAAGCATGTCATTTACAGCGAAGAAAAACCAGGCCCGATCACAACCAAACTTTATAATGAATTGGTTGCAATTCAGTACGGTGATACCGAAGATAAATATGGTTGGACGCAGACGTTAGAATAA
- a CDS encoding gamma-glutamyl-gamma-aminobutyrate hydrolase family protein has protein sequence MSKPIIGIAGSEIIDDGGMFPGYRRSYVNEDYVDSVVQNGGLPLIIPFTENDEVIKAQLEHVQGLILSGGHDVDPHLYGEELLPKIGKTWPARDHFDMLLLKLAEEKGLPVLGICRGAQIINVAHGGSLYQDASYRKELTYKHEQGHTPSLPTHGMQVKAGSKLAQILGKTDFMVNSFHHQLIKKVASDLSAVAKAPDGVVEGIENQTGTVIGVQWHPEMLHRNPQMSFMNNLFKFVIDNAK, from the coding sequence ATGAGTAAACCAATTATCGGAATTGCTGGCTCCGAAATTATTGATGATGGAGGAATGTTTCCTGGCTACCGGCGCAGCTATGTTAACGAAGATTACGTAGATTCGGTTGTGCAAAATGGCGGCCTGCCTTTAATAATTCCGTTTACGGAAAATGATGAAGTGATTAAAGCGCAGCTGGAGCATGTTCAGGGCCTGATTTTGTCGGGTGGACATGATGTTGACCCGCATTTGTATGGTGAAGAATTGTTACCAAAAATTGGTAAAACTTGGCCGGCCCGTGATCACTTTGACATGTTGCTGTTAAAGTTGGCTGAAGAAAAAGGACTGCCGGTTTTGGGGATTTGTCGAGGTGCACAAATTATTAATGTTGCTCATGGCGGCAGTTTATATCAAGATGCTTCTTATAGAAAAGAATTAACTTATAAGCATGAACAGGGTCATACGCCAAGCCTGCCGACACACGGGATGCAGGTTAAAGCTGGCAGTAAGTTAGCACAGATTTTAGGTAAGACCGACTTTATGGTTAACTCTTTTCATCATCAACTGATTAAAAAGGTAGCATCAGACTTATCGGCAGTTGCTAAAGCACCCGACGGTGTGGTTGAAGGAATCGAAAATCAGACTGGCACGGTAATTGGTGTTCAATGGCATCCAGAAATGCTGCACCGTAATCCGCAAATGTCATTTATGAATAATCTTTTTAAATTTGTAATTGACAATGCAAAGTAG
- a CDS encoding mannitol-1-phosphate 5-dehydrogenase, with amino-acid sequence MRAVHFGAGNIGRGFIGETLNDNGFGVDFVDVNETIIGELNKRGEYEIELAAPGKKRIHVTDVDGINNGKEPEKVIDAIKTTDMITTAIGPKILPIIAPLIAQGLTARIKAGNTQPLDVIACENMIGGSQHLKEDVYSHLDEAIKPQVDQYIGFPNAAVDRIVPIQHHDDPLFVSVEDFKEWVIDKSQMKNQAITLKGVDYAEDLEPYIERKLFSVNTGHATVAYTGKSLGYETIGDAINDPQVLTQVKKVLGETRTLLFSKWHEIFTEKSLENYHEKILHRFQNPYISDDIARVGRTPIRKLGYDERFIRPIRELKERGLDYSALVETVGRIYLFDEPGDSESQKLQEMLRDDDLKQVIVATTGLRNDQELVNEIAAAYQKAKK; translated from the coding sequence ATGAGAGCAGTACATTTTGGTGCCGGAAATATCGGCCGCGGCTTTATTGGCGAAACGCTGAATGATAACGGCTTCGGCGTTGACTTCGTTGATGTCAATGAGACGATTATTGGCGAGCTGAATAAGCGCGGTGAATATGAGATTGAGTTAGCGGCCCCGGGCAAGAAGCGGATCCACGTGACGGATGTTGACGGGATTAATAACGGCAAGGAGCCGGAAAAGGTGATCGACGCGATTAAAACAACCGACATGATCACAACCGCGATCGGCCCGAAGATTTTACCGATAATTGCCCCGCTGATTGCTCAAGGCTTGACCGCGCGAATTAAGGCCGGTAATACACAGCCGCTGGACGTGATTGCGTGTGAGAACATGATTGGCGGCTCGCAGCACTTGAAGGAAGATGTCTACAGTCATTTAGATGAGGCAATCAAACCTCAAGTTGACCAGTATATTGGCTTCCCGAATGCCGCTGTTGACCGGATTGTGCCGATTCAGCATCATGATGATCCGCTCTTTGTTTCGGTTGAAGATTTCAAGGAATGGGTCATTGACAAGAGCCAGATGAAGAACCAGGCGATCACGCTTAAGGGCGTTGACTATGCGGAAGATTTGGAACCGTATATTGAAAGAAAATTGTTTTCTGTCAATACCGGGCACGCCACGGTTGCCTATACCGGCAAGAGCCTGGGCTACGAAACAATTGGGGATGCGATTAATGATCCGCAGGTTTTGACGCAGGTTAAAAAGGTCTTGGGTGAAACACGGACGCTTCTTTTCAGCAAATGGCACGAAATCTTTACCGAAAAGAGCCTGGAAAATTACCACGAAAAGATTCTGCACAGATTTCAGAATCCGTATATTTCGGATGACATTGCTCGAGTGGGCAGAACGCCAATCCGCAAGCTTGGCTATGATGAACGGTTCATCCGGCCGATCAGGGAACTGAAGGAACGCGGCCTTGATTACAGTGCTCTAGTTGAAACGGTCGGCAGGATTTACTTGTTTGATGAGCCGGGCGACAGCGAGAGCCAGAAATTGCAGGAAATGCTGCGGGATGATGACCTTAAGCAGGTGATTGTTGCCACAACAGGTCTAAGGAATGATCAAGAATTGGTCAATGAAATCGCTGCGGCCTATCAGAAAGCTAAGAAGTAG
- a CDS encoding APC family permease, translating to MGESKKTGDKLGFWSIVFLAINSIIGSGIFLTPGSVVSQAGSKAILVYFIAALIAAVFAVSFAAAAKYVTKSGASYAYSKAAFGDNVGFYMGVLRYFSASVAWGVMAVGVIKSTISIFGGDPNNIVSVTVGFIVLMLLITIINLFGQKVVKYVMNLATIGKLAALILIIVAGVVLLITTGASHNLNAVDQMTQNGQKIVPTLTTTGFVMAIVSAFYAFTGFESVASGSGDMDRPEKNLPKAIPLAILIIAAIYMGVIAVAMMLDPRALMTTKQVVAIAAIFKNEILRDVILVGALISMLGINIASSFNAPRILEAMAKENQMSKALTKRTKNNFPIRTFFISVGLAILIPMAFQYDMTNLITLSAMVRFLGFIVVPLAVIKFYRGTNREKVLSAPKNVWTDVVMPILSIILVIFLLIEYNWKVQFGVVVNGQVVGINWYAIMIMIFGFIVLPLLMFWLSRAERKNGK from the coding sequence ATGGGTGAGAGTAAAAAAACAGGAGATAAATTAGGATTTTGGTCAATTGTCTTTTTGGCAATTAATTCGATTATTGGCTCCGGCATTTTTTTGACACCGGGAAGTGTAGTTAGTCAGGCCGGCAGCAAAGCAATTTTGGTTTACTTCATTGCTGCCTTGATTGCTGCCGTTTTCGCTGTCTCATTTGCTGCGGCGGCAAAATATGTTACCAAGTCGGGTGCATCCTATGCTTACTCAAAGGCAGCTTTTGGTGACAATGTCGGGTTTTACATGGGCGTTTTGCGCTACTTCTCGGCAAGTGTTGCCTGGGGCGTGATGGCTGTCGGTGTAATTAAATCAACCATCTCAATCTTTGGCGGTGATCCGAATAATATCGTCAGTGTCACAGTTGGTTTCATTGTCCTAATGTTGCTCATCACAATTATTAATTTATTTGGTCAAAAAGTTGTCAAGTATGTCATGAACTTGGCAACAATTGGTAAGTTGGCAGCATTAATCCTAATCATTGTTGCCGGTGTTGTCTTATTAATCACAACTGGAGCTTCGCATAATTTAAATGCGGTTGACCAAATGACGCAGAATGGGCAAAAAATTGTTCCGACTTTGACCACAACCGGTTTTGTCATGGCCATTGTTTCAGCTTTTTATGCTTTCACGGGTTTTGAATCTGTTGCCTCTGGTTCCGGTGATATGGATAGGCCGGAAAAGAATCTGCCAAAAGCAATTCCGCTAGCAATCTTGATCATTGCGGCGATCTATATGGGTGTGATTGCGGTAGCGATGATGCTTGACCCGCGGGCATTGATGACGACGAAGCAGGTGGTCGCAATTGCGGCAATTTTTAAAAATGAAATTTTACGCGATGTTATCCTAGTTGGTGCGCTTATTTCGATGCTGGGGATTAATATTGCTTCCAGCTTTAATGCACCGCGGATTTTGGAAGCAATGGCCAAAGAAAATCAGATGTCAAAAGCTTTGACCAAGCGTACAAAAAACAACTTTCCGATTCGGACTTTCTTTATCTCGGTTGGACTGGCAATTTTAATTCCGATGGCCTTTCAATATGATATGACAAACTTGATTACATTAAGTGCCATGGTCAGATTCTTGGGCTTTATCGTTGTGCCGCTGGCAGTAATCAAGTTTTATCGCGGGACCAACAGGGAAAAAGTGCTGAGTGCACCAAAGAATGTTTGGACTGATGTGGTGATGCCAATCTTGTCGATTATTCTGGTTATTTTCCTATTAATCGAATATAACTGGAAGGTACAATTTGGTGTAGTCGTTAATGGTCAAGTTGTTGGCATTAACTGGTATGCAATTATGATAATGATCTTTGGCTTTATTGTATTGCCGCTTTTAATGTTTTGGCTGTCCAGAGCTGAGCGGAAGAATGGAAAATAG
- a CDS encoding sigma 54-interacting transcriptional regulator, translated as MNFSRKDRINIFIEEKTKSLLENIQQTQEIGISTNYIAEKLKITRSNVSKELNILFREQKVLKISGKPVLYLSLKPLHAKIPVQKEYIFSKEQIKQMLAHPSSQTPSNDIFDSLIGSQGSLEKIVEQLKSAILYPPHGMNIILSGSTGVGKTTMVNYLYNYAVTEGTLAKNAPLISFDCADYVDNPQLLMSLLFGYEKGAFTDASSTQEGLVKKAENGILFLDEVHRLPPQAQEMLFQVMDNHVFRRLGQVETNSIGPIMFIMATTEDIKSNLLRTFIRRIPVSVTLPDVDDRFPSEKLDYIYLFLKEESHQLKQQILVDKEVISALLIHKVPNNLGQLKVEIKLACARAFMKNRRKSLQPLPLTFNDLSEQTIKAYFEEKNTSDMLVQDLISRLPKITKIDYQENDTFDINSLTDKAIKSFAEPQWFKGTNKNNGLKEAYQEASSFYHQINTFDELDHSQVITKIIDYNVYLAIKTTLTELQVSLDKNTVLGLMLHINTLRNKMFSKQVPHYSKDNSTQKKYPQEYKLAMAIRKRLNQLLDFYIPEGELIFLTMLLHMSKEDTHNSIGILALSHGINTASSMCNVVNSFLNTSHAVGIDLPLDKSTDKIFKQVLSTIDKLDQGAGVLILSDMGSLSLFANLIQEKTHHQVMNISPISTPMLLEATRKSMLPNANLQELTDSLEKDFTVEQEPQAVPSFSDRRMIESLEQFLLFLDPKKVVALLQKVLHEILAAQNDLEDSNELQIKFIFHCSSMIERVIIKDPLPYKHIKELKAADAKLFSDIRQAFKLVENTYFISIPDAELAYVVEIFDTHFSLNH; from the coding sequence ATGAACTTTTCTAGAAAAGATCGGATAAACATATTTATTGAAGAAAAAACTAAAAGTCTTCTTGAAAATATTCAGCAAACACAAGAAATTGGTATCAGCACAAATTATATTGCTGAAAAATTGAAAATAACCCGGTCAAACGTCAGCAAAGAATTAAACATCCTTTTCCGCGAACAAAAAGTACTCAAAATCAGCGGCAAACCAGTTTTATATCTGTCATTAAAGCCACTGCATGCGAAAATACCCGTGCAGAAAGAATATATTTTTTCTAAAGAGCAAATCAAACAAATGCTTGCTCATCCCAGCAGCCAAACACCTAGCAACGATATTTTTGATTCTTTGATTGGTTCTCAGGGCAGCCTCGAAAAAATTGTCGAACAGCTGAAATCGGCCATTCTTTACCCGCCGCACGGAATGAACATTATCCTGTCAGGCTCAACCGGCGTTGGAAAAACCACAATGGTCAATTATCTTTATAATTACGCCGTAACAGAAGGAACTCTGGCTAAGAATGCACCCTTAATTTCATTTGATTGTGCCGATTATGTTGATAATCCCCAATTACTGATGTCGCTTCTCTTTGGTTATGAAAAAGGAGCTTTCACCGATGCATCATCGACACAAGAGGGTCTAGTCAAAAAAGCCGAAAATGGTATCTTATTTCTTGATGAAGTTCACCGGCTACCGCCGCAAGCGCAGGAAATGCTTTTTCAGGTGATGGACAATCACGTCTTTCGCCGCTTAGGCCAAGTTGAAACAAACTCAATCGGCCCAATTATGTTTATTATGGCTACGACCGAAGACATCAAATCTAATTTATTGCGTACCTTCATTCGGCGGATCCCTGTTTCTGTCACCTTGCCTGATGTTGACGATCGTTTTCCTTCGGAAAAACTCGACTACATTTATCTTTTTCTTAAAGAAGAATCACACCAGCTTAAACAGCAGATCTTAGTTGACAAAGAGGTCATTTCTGCACTGTTAATTCATAAAGTGCCTAATAATCTTGGACAACTAAAAGTAGAAATCAAATTGGCTTGTGCGCGGGCATTTATGAAAAACCGCCGCAAGAGCTTGCAACCTCTGCCTTTAACTTTTAATGATCTGTCGGAACAAACAATCAAAGCCTATTTTGAAGAAAAAAATACGTCTGATATGCTAGTGCAGGATTTGATTTCTCGTTTACCAAAAATTACTAAAATTGATTATCAAGAAAATGATACATTTGATATTAATTCATTAACTGACAAAGCAATCAAGTCATTCGCTGAGCCGCAGTGGTTTAAAGGTACCAACAAAAATAACGGTTTAAAAGAGGCTTATCAGGAAGCCAGTAGTTTTTATCACCAAATTAATACCTTTGATGAACTTGACCATTCACAGGTAATTACCAAAATTATTGATTATAACGTTTATCTGGCAATTAAGACCACACTAACAGAATTACAAGTCAGTCTTGATAAAAATACGGTCCTAGGTTTGATGCTGCATATCAATACTCTACGGAACAAAATGTTTTCCAAACAGGTGCCGCATTATTCTAAAGATAATTCCACGCAAAAAAAATACCCGCAGGAATACAAACTAGCTATGGCAATTCGCAAACGATTAAACCAACTGCTAGATTTTTATATTCCTGAGGGGGAATTGATTTTCTTAACCATGCTCCTACACATGTCAAAAGAAGATACACATAACAGCATCGGTATTTTGGCATTATCACACGGAATCAATACCGCTTCCAGTATGTGCAACGTAGTAAATTCATTTCTTAACACTTCCCATGCCGTCGGAATTGACCTGCCCTTAGATAAAAGTACAGACAAAATTTTTAAACAAGTGCTTTCTACCATCGACAAGCTTGATCAAGGAGCTGGTGTCTTAATTCTCTCTGACATGGGATCATTATCGTTATTTGCCAATTTAATTCAAGAAAAAACCCATCATCAGGTGATGAATATCTCTCCGATTAGCACACCGATGCTGCTGGAAGCAACCAGAAAGTCAATGCTGCCAAACGCTAACCTTCAAGAACTGACTGATTCACTCGAAAAAGATTTCACAGTAGAACAAGAACCACAAGCAGTTCCGTCTTTTTCTGACCGGCGGATGATTGAATCGCTTGAACAATTTTTGTTGTTTCTTGATCCTAAAAAAGTTGTTGCCTTATTGCAAAAAGTTTTACATGAAATTCTTGCAGCCCAAAATGATCTGGAGGATAGCAATGAATTACAAATTAAATTTATTTTTCATTGTTCCAGCATGATTGAACGCGTAATAATTAAAGATCCGCTGCCTTACAAACACATCAAAGAATTGAAAGCGGCTGACGCAAAACTGTTCTCAGATATTCGCCAAGCATTCAAATTAGTTGAAAATACCTACTTTATTTCAATTCCAGATGCAGAACTAGCCTATGTCGTGGAAATCTTTGACACACATTTTTCCTTAAATCATTAG
- a CDS encoding PTS sugar transporter subunit IIA, which translates to MINLIIVTHGKLSKGLVSAAQVIVGKTENITVHSLNPGDNITDFEKQVKNSIIQKMKEGNVLVLTDIPGGSPTNVSIAAMQDLDFECLTGTNLGMLLEAITARSSATDFKKYVEQVMDAGTASIHNLKKELQ; encoded by the coding sequence TTGATTAATTTAATTATTGTTACACATGGTAAATTATCTAAGGGCTTAGTTAGTGCAGCACAAGTGATCGTTGGCAAAACAGAAAATATCACAGTACATTCGTTAAATCCCGGCGATAATATTACTGATTTTGAAAAGCAAGTTAAAAACTCCATTATCCAAAAAATGAAAGAAGGGAATGTCTTAGTATTAACAGATATTCCCGGAGGAAGTCCCACCAATGTCAGCATAGCGGCGATGCAAGATTTAGATTTTGAATGTTTAACGGGAACCAATCTAGGAATGCTGCTTGAAGCTATCACAGCCAGAAGTTCGGCCACTGACTTTAAGAAATATGTTGAACAAGTGATGGACGCTGGCACAGCAAGCATTCACAATCTTAAAAAAGAACTGCAATAA
- a CDS encoding FAD-dependent oxidoreductase codes for MNLPINKNYDVVVIGAGLSGLITAYQSAKNGLSTLVLEKGRNLGGSGNYVEGLFAVGSSFQQEKGIKLTKEDILSEELEYSHYEADTRTWEKYIDQSAEIIDWLQKDLHVKFTEVTKLGSGFVTWHLLEGQGQKQIHDNIVPSVKKAGAEIISSVSAQKLLKDDNGAINGVIIKNEADQSEVTLKTRAVIIATGGFLNNSEMLEAETNRNADKIIPINSGKNTGDGAKLAWNAGAQKELKGTLMAFNGYINDPTTPSYKYWYSQMNTAAALQSLLWVNESGERFVNEEVSDNFAQSGNALLAQNKVYSILDQGAVDYLNNVGMYKIIEIYYEDKNKPMADLQNQIDESLEKKLPFITKANTIDELAKKLNLSNLNQTIDRYNFLAKKGIDDDFGKQSTFMVPVEKGPFYAFHLGVGAFTTLGGLKVDLSNRVLKASGDPISGLYAVGVDAAGNLVGDTYGPNVCGSAAGYCAYSGRNAANAVTKYLTNK; via the coding sequence ATGAATTTACCAATAAATAAGAATTATGATGTTGTTGTAATTGGGGCTGGTTTATCAGGCTTAATCACAGCTTATCAAAGTGCCAAAAATGGTTTATCGACTCTTGTACTAGAAAAAGGAAGAAATTTAGGTGGGAGCGGCAATTATGTCGAAGGCTTATTTGCTGTAGGATCTTCTTTTCAGCAAGAAAAAGGAATCAAATTAACTAAAGAAGATATTTTAAGTGAAGAATTAGAATACTCACACTATGAAGCGGATACAAGAACTTGGGAAAAGTATATTGATCAAAGTGCTGAAATAATTGATTGGCTACAAAAAGATTTACACGTTAAATTTACTGAAGTTACCAAACTAGGATCAGGATTTGTAACCTGGCATCTCTTAGAAGGTCAAGGCCAAAAGCAAATTCACGATAATATAGTTCCCAGCGTTAAAAAAGCTGGTGCAGAAATTATCAGTTCAGTTTCTGCACAAAAGCTATTAAAAGATGATAATGGTGCTATTAACGGAGTTATTATCAAAAATGAAGCAGATCAAAGCGAGGTAACGCTCAAAACTCGTGCTGTAATTATTGCTACTGGTGGTTTTCTAAATAATAGTGAAATGCTTGAAGCAGAAACAAACCGTAATGCAGATAAAATTATCCCAATTAATTCTGGTAAGAATACAGGCGATGGAGCTAAATTAGCTTGGAACGCCGGTGCGCAAAAAGAATTAAAGGGAACTTTAATGGCATTTAATGGATACATTAATGACCCAACTACTCCTTCATACAAATATTGGTATTCTCAAATGAATACTGCAGCTGCTCTTCAATCATTATTATGGGTAAACGAAAGTGGCGAGCGCTTTGTCAATGAAGAAGTCAGTGATAACTTTGCCCAATCTGGTAATGCTCTACTAGCTCAAAATAAAGTCTACAGTATATTAGATCAAGGTGCTGTAGATTATCTTAACAATGTCGGTATGTATAAAATTATCGAAATTTATTACGAAGACAAGAATAAACCAATGGCTGATTTGCAAAATCAAATCGATGAATCACTTGAAAAAAAGTTGCCATTTATTACTAAAGCAAATACAATTGACGAATTAGCTAAAAAACTCAACTTATCTAACTTAAATCAAACTATTGATCGTTATAATTTCTTAGCCAAAAAGGGAATCGATGACGATTTCGGAAAACAATCAACATTCATGGTTCCTGTCGAAAAGGGTCCATTCTATGCCTTTCACTTAGGTGTTGGTGCATTTACAACTTTAGGCGGTTTAAAAGTTGACTTGTCTAATCGAGTTCTTAAAGCAAGCGGTGACCCAATCTCCGGTTTATATGCCGTTGGTGTCGATGCAGCTGGTAATTTAGTAGGTGATACCTATGGACCAAATGTTTGTGGTTCAGCCGCTGGTTATTGTGCCTATTCTGGAAGAAATGCAGCTAATGCTGTAACTAAATATCTTACAAATAAATAA